One part of the Arabidopsis thaliana chromosome 4, partial sequence genome encodes these proteins:
- the MYB74 gene encoding myb domain protein 74 (myb domain protein 74 (MYB74); CONTAINS InterPro DOMAIN/s: SANT, DNA-binding (InterPro:IPR001005), Homeodomain-like (InterPro:IPR009057), Myb, DNA-binding (InterPro:IPR014778), HTH transcriptional regulator, Myb-type, DNA-binding (InterPro:IPR017930), Homeodomain-related (InterPro:IPR012287), Myb transcription factor (InterPro:IPR015495); BEST Arabidopsis thaliana protein match is: MYB-like 102 (TAIR:AT4G21440.1); Has 9090 Blast hits to 8399 proteins in 548 species: Archae - 0; Bacteria - 0; Metazoa - 816; Fungi - 491; Plants - 5947; Viruses - 4; Other Eukaryotes - 1832 (source: NCBI BLink).): protein MGRSPCCEKKNGLKKGPWTPEEDQKLIDYINIHGYGNWRTLPKNAGLQRCGKSCRLRWTNYLRPDIKRGRFSFEEEETIIQLHSIMGNKWSAIAARLPGRTDNEIKNYWNTHIRKRLLKMGIDPVTHTPRLDLLDISSILSSSIYNSSHHHHHHHQQHMNMSRLMMSDGNHQPLVNPEILKLATSLFSNQNHPNNTHENNTVNQTEVNQYQTGYNMPGNEELQSWFPIMDQFTNFQDLMPMKTTVQNSLSYDDDCSKSNFVLEPYYSDFASVLTTPSSSPTPLNSSSSTYINSSTCSTEDEKESYYSDNITNYSFDVNGFLQFQ from the exons ATGGGACGATCACCATGttgtgagaagaagaatggtcTCAAGAAAGGACCATGGACTCCTGAGGAGGATCAAAAGCTCATTGATTATATCAATATACATGGTTATGGAAATTGGAGAACTCTTCCCAAGAATGCTG GGTTACAAAGATGTGGTAAGAGTTGTCGTCTCCGGTGGACCAACTATCTCCGACCAGATATTAAGCGTGGAAGATTctcttttgaagaagaagaaaccattatTCAACTTCACAGCATCATGGGAAACAA GTGGTCTGCGATTGCGGCTCGTTTGCCTGGAAGAACAGACAACGAGATCAAAAACTATTGGAACACTCACATCAGAAAAAGACTTCTAAAGATGGGAATCGACCCGGTTACACACACTCCACGTCTTGATCTTCTCGATATCTCCTCCATTCTCAGCTCATCTATCTACAACTCTtcgcatcatcatcatcatcatcatcaacaacatatGAACATGTCGAGGCTCATGATGAGTGATGGTAATCATCAACCATTGGTTAACCCCGAGATACTCAAACTCGCAACCTCTCTcttttcaaaccaaaaccacCCCAACAACACACACGAGAACAACACGGTTAACCAAACCGAAGTAAACCAATACCAAACCGGTTACAACATGCCTGGTAATGAAGAATTACAATCTTGGTTCCCTATCATGGATCAATTCACGAATTTCCAAGACCTCATGCCAATGAAGACGACGGTCCAAAATTCATTGTCATACGATGATGATTGTTCGAAGTCCAATTTTGTATTAGAACCTTATTACTCCGACTTTGCTTCAGTCTTGACCACACCTTCTTCAAGCCCGACTCCGTTAAACTCAAGTTCCTCAACTTACATCAATAGTAGCACTTGCAGCACCGAGgatgaaaaagagagttatTACAGTGATAATATCACTAATTATTCGTTTGATGTTAATGGTTTTCTCCAATTCCAATAA